In Parasegetibacter sp. NRK P23, the genomic stretch GAACATATCCTGCGCCTCCAGGAAAAACGCGTCCGCCCATTTATGTTTTTCGTTTACAATGGGTTTACCAGGGAAAAGGGACAGTGTATGCCCATCGTCGCCCATGCCCAGCAATACAAGGTCGAAGCTGAATGGCTTTCCGTCGAAATAAGCATGGAGCAGGTTTTCATATTGCAGTGCCGCTTCTTCCGCGGGAATATCCGTTCTCATCACATGGATCTGTTCTTTTGGAACAGGCACGAAGTTCAGTAGCGTATCGAAAGCCATTTTCGCGTTGTTGCGCTCATCCTCAAGAGGAACCGCGCGTTCATCGCCCCAGAAGATATGCAGTTTGCTCCAGTCTATTTCGGAGCGGAGTGGTTCCTGCGCCAGTATCCGGTGCAGCTTCTGCGGCGTACTTCCACCTGACAATGCCAGTGTAAACCGGTCTTGCTCCGCCAACGTTTCTTTGATCACAACGGCCATCCAGCGGGCCACATGTTGCGCGAGTTCATCAATGTTTGGATGAATATGTATCTGCATATACTAACTAATGTAAATGAAAGGGGCGTATCCAACAACACGCCCCTCTATAATCAAATTATTCTATGATTACCAACAGTACCTTACTTACAAATTACTCAGGGTTTAAAAAGTTCGGCAACGCTTTGCGTCTGCGAGGCACGAAGCAGGAAGCAATTGCGGGAAACCCTGCATCAACGCCAGGCCCTGAAAAATTAATGATGCGCCGGCACCGATATCCAGTTATGCCCTTCTCTTGCGATCAGCGCCTCCGCATCTTCCGGTCCCCAGCTATCGGGTGCATAATTCGGAAAATCGAGCGGCGGCCGTGCTTCCCATGCTTCCTGGATCGGCATGATCACTTTCCACGCGGCTTCCACCTGGTCGGCACGCATGAACAATGTCGCGTTACCTTCCATCACGTCCAGCAGCAATGTTTCGTAGGCTTCCGGCTGGCTCTCCTCGTAGGCATCTTTATAGTTGAAGATCATGTCCACGGGATTGAGCGACATTTCCTGCCCCGGGCGCTTGGCCTGGAACCTGAGCCTGATGTCCATTTCAGGTTGAATGGAAATGGTGAGCCGGTTAGACCGCCATGTTTCTGCGGCTTCCGGTGGAAACGCGTAGTTGGGGGCTTTTTTGAACTGAACGGTAATGATGGTGGATTTCTCCTTCATCCTTTTACCCGTTCTTACATAAAATGGAACGCCCTGCCAGCGCCAGTTGTCGATATAGAACTTCACCGCGGCGAAGGTTTCCACGTTGGAATGCTGATCCACGCTGCTTTCTTCCCGGTAGCCCGGTACTTTTTCTCCTTTCATCCATCCGCTGCTGTACTGGCCGCGGGCAGCAAAATCTTTTACATCGTCTTTCGTGATCTTGCGCATGGCGTGGAGTACATCCACTGTTTTGTTGCGGATCTCATTGGCATCGAAGGAAACGGGCGCTTCCATACCAATCATGCACAACAGTTGCAGGATATGGTTCTGCACCATATCACGGAGTGCGCCGGACTGCTCGTAGTAACCGCCTCTTCCTTCCGCGCCCACGGTTTCCGACGCGGTGATCTGCACATGGTCGATATAATTCCTGTTCCAGATGGGTTCGAACAAGGCGTTCGCGAAGCGGAGCGCGATGATGTTCTGAACGGTTTCTTTCCCAAGATAATGGTCGATACGATAGATTTGTTTTTCATCGAACATGGTGAGCAGGAGCGAATTCAGTTCCTGCGCGCTTTTCAGGTCGTGACCGAAAGGCTTTTCCACCACGATCCTGGTACATTTGGTATCGGCGCAAATGTTGAGCGGACCAAGTTTCTGCGCAATGCCCGGCACCAGTTGCGGCGCTACGGCGAGGTAAAAAATCACATTGGGGTGTTCGCCGTATTCTTTTTCTTTCTCTTTCACGATATCGGCGATCTTCTGGTAATCGGCTTCATTACCGGCATCCATCTGGAGATAGGCCACATGCTCAGAGAATTTGCTCCATTTACCGTTTTCTTCACCTTTCCGGCGGCTGAATTGCTGAATACCTTTCAGCAGGTGCGCGCGGTAGTTATCGTTGCTGTATTCTGTTCTTCCTATACCTACTATATCGAATTTCTCCGGCATCCAGTCGTCGATGAACAGGTTGAACAGGGCAGGAGAGAGTTTCCTGTAATTAAGATCGCCGCTTCCTCCGAAGATGAACAGCAGTGAAGCCGGCGGTCTTTTATGATTTTGCATAACGGGTGGTTGATGTTGGGATTAGATAGTGGTCCAGCTCGTGTGGAATTTACCTGGCTGATCAATTCTTTCGTACGTATGTGCGCCGAAGAAATCACGTTGCGCCTGCAGCAGGTTGGTGGGCAGTTGCGCACTGGTGAACGCGTCGAAATAATTCAGGGCGCTGCACAGGCAGGTGGCGGCGTATCCGTTGAGCACGGCTGCGGAAGCCACTTTGCGGGTGTTGGCGATCTTATCTTTCAGCATACCGGCAATGGCCTCGTCGAGGAGGATATTGCTGAGGGAAGGATTCTTTTCAAAAGCCTTATCGAAATCCTGGAGCAGCAGGGAGCGGATGATACAGCCGCCTTTCCATACGTTCACCACTTCCTTCATCGGGATCTGCATATCATGATCGGTGGAGGCTACCTGTAGCATGGCAAGACCTTGTGCATAGCTGATCATTACACCGAGGAACAAAGCGTCGTGTACTTCCTGGATGAAAGCGGTTTTGTCAACGGAAAGCTTTGCCGGTTCAGCGTTGTACAGTTTGGCGGCTTCCACGCGCAGGCTTTTTTGGGAAGAGATATTTCTCATTGCAACGGCACCGTCGATCATCGGGATCGGGGAGCCGAGTTCCAGGGCATCCTGTGAGGTCCATTTACCGGTTCCTTTAGCGCCGGCCTTATCGAGGATCATGTCCACGAGATGGTTATTGGTCACATCATCTTTCTGCAGGAAGATATCGCGGGTGATCTCAATGAGGAAAGATTGGAGGTCGCCATCGTTCCATGCTTTGAATACTTCGTGCAGTTCTTCGTTGGTAAGGCCTGCACCGCGGTGGAGAAGGTCATAACATTCCGTGATGAGCTGCATGATGGCGTATTCGATGCCGTTGTGCACCATTTTCACATAGTGACCGGCAGCGCCATTTCCGAGGTGTG encodes the following:
- the pgl gene encoding 6-phosphogluconolactonase, translated to MQIHIHPNIDELAQHVARWMAVVIKETLAEQDRFTLALSGGSTPQKLHRILAQEPLRSEIDWSKLHIFWGDERAVPLEDERNNAKMAFDTLLNFVPVPKEQIHVMRTDIPAEEAALQYENLLHAYFDGKPFSFDLVLLGMGDDGHTLSLFPGKPIVNEKHKWADAFFLEAQDMFRITITAPVTNLSKRVAFMAAGAGKAATLKAVLEGPHQPDIYPSQQIKPAGELHWFVDEAAAQQLNR
- the zwf gene encoding glucose-6-phosphate dehydrogenase translates to MQNHKRPPASLLFIFGGSGDLNYRKLSPALFNLFIDDWMPEKFDIVGIGRTEYSNDNYRAHLLKGIQQFSRRKGEENGKWSKFSEHVAYLQMDAGNEADYQKIADIVKEKEKEYGEHPNVIFYLAVAPQLVPGIAQKLGPLNICADTKCTRIVVEKPFGHDLKSAQELNSLLLTMFDEKQIYRIDHYLGKETVQNIIALRFANALFEPIWNRNYIDHVQITASETVGAEGRGGYYEQSGALRDMVQNHILQLLCMIGMEAPVSFDANEIRNKTVDVLHAMRKITKDDVKDFAARGQYSSGWMKGEKVPGYREESSVDQHSNVETFAAVKFYIDNWRWQGVPFYVRTGKRMKEKSTIITVQFKKAPNYAFPPEAAETWRSNRLTISIQPEMDIRLRFQAKRPGQEMSLNPVDMIFNYKDAYEESQPEAYETLLLDVMEGNATLFMRADQVEAAWKVIMPIQEAWEARPPLDFPNYAPDSWGPEDAEALIAREGHNWISVPAHH
- the gndA gene encoding NADP-dependent phosphogluconate dehydrogenase, which encodes MSAQKYQFAMIGIGVMGKNFLYNMADNGFAVLGFNKSAEKTGVMEAEATPGTKVKGVNTLEEMVELLEVPRKVMLLVPAGQPVDDVIESLIPLLSPGDIIIDGGNSHFTDTVRRNAYLKGKNLHFLGMGVSGGEQGARRGPSIMPGGDREAYNFAKPMLEAVAAKVNGVPCVAHLGNGAAGHYVKMVHNGIEYAIMQLITECYDLLHRGAGLTNEELHEVFKAWNDGDLQSFLIEITRDIFLQKDDVTNNHLVDMILDKAGAKGTGKWTSQDALELGSPIPMIDGAVAMRNISSQKSLRVEAAKLYNAEPAKLSVDKTAFIQEVHDALFLGVMISYAQGLAMLQVASTDHDMQIPMKEVVNVWKGGCIIRSLLLQDFDKAFEKNPSLSNILLDEAIAGMLKDKIANTRKVASAAVLNGYAATCLCSALNYFDAFTSAQLPTNLLQAQRDFFGAHTYERIDQPGKFHTSWTTI